The sequence CCTTGCGTTTCCTGCCCGCTCGCCAAGGCCGTTCACCGTGAGGGACACGGCTTTGGCTCCGCTTTCAAGGGCGGTCAGGGCGTTGGCTGTGGCCATGCCGAGATCGTTGTGGCCGTGGAATTCCAGATCAAAGGGCGATTTTTTCATTAGTTTTTCGATAAGTCGGGATATTTCGAGGGGGCTTGCCACGCCCACGGTGTCGGAAATGCGGATGCGGCGGATGGGAAAACCTTTCAACATTTTAAGAAGATCCAGCATGTCTTCTACAGGGGTGCGGGTGGCATCCTGAAAGCCGAGGCTCACCCCGTCAAAGCGGCTGAGGGCAAGGGGCAGAAGGGTTTCAAGGCGGGTTTTAAGGATGGCCCTATCCCAGCCCAGCACCCGGAGCTGACGGGTGGAGACGGGAAAGGCCATGTGAATCCGCTTCATGCCGCAGGCTTCGGCGGCTTCCAGATCCTTTTCATGGAGTCGGCACCAGCCAAAGATGCGTTCCTTTGGAAGATGTTTTGCGATGTGGCGGAGATACCGGGCTTCTTCGTCTCCCATGACGGGAATGCCCGCCTCGATCTCATCCACCCCCGCATCCAGCAGCATGGATGCAAGGTGGATCTTTTCCGCCATGGAAAAGGCCAGCCCCGGTGTCTGCTCGCCGTCCCTTAAGGTGGTGTCGATGATGAGGGGGCGGAAAAGGGCAGGGCGGTCTTGTTCCATGGGCTCATCCTTTCAAAAAGAACTCCCGTTTCAGGCCTTAAGGCAGTGCCTGTCGGGTCAGCTCTGCTTCATCGGAATGGGATGGCGCAGGGCCACAAGCTGGGTGGCCTGCCATCCCGTATGGTGATAAAAAACAAGGGCCTGGGTGTTGCTGCGATCGGCAAGGAGCTGGATGCGGGTCATGCCCTGATCCCGGCACCAGCGGACGGCCTCCTGAATCAGCGCCGTGCCGATGCCCCGGCCCCGGAGCCCCTTCTTTACCACCAGATCCTCCAGAAGCCCCACCTCTCCGCCTTCTGCGGTGGAGATGAGACATTGTACCGTTACCATGCCGATGACCCGGTTTTCCTGTCTGGCCGTGAGCACAAGAGCTTTTTTTTCACGGATCAGGGCGGAAAGGCCTGCGGCCTGCTTTGCGGCATCGGGAGTAAAATCCGCTTCCAGGGTAAAGAGACCCGCCAGCAGCTCCACCATGGCGGGGATGTCCGCATCAAGGGCTTTTTCAATGCAGAAGGCGGGCCTTTTGGATGTCATGGGGCCTGTCCAAGTGCAAGTTCCTGACAGATGGCCCCTTCCTCCATGGCATCGAGAATGGCGTCCACTGAAGATTCTGACTCCACGCCGCCGTACCAGACATTCTGGGGATAGACCACCAATACCGGGCCTTTTTCGCATTGCTTGAGGCAGCCAGTGCTGACCACCTGGGCATCCAGACCCCGGTCGAGGATTTCTTCTTCTATATAAGGTAAGAGGCTGGCAGCGCCCTTTTTGTGGCAGACACCCTGGGGGTCGCCGGAAACGCGGAAGCTGGCGCATACAAGGATGGTGTGCTGGGGAAGGGCCATGGGAGTTCTCCTTTGAAGTTTGTTTGAAAAAAGTGGATTTTTAGCAACTGTTACGCATGTTTGACTTCAAGTCTTTATCGCTTAAATGCTTCTGCATTGAATCATGGTATGGGGTGATCCAGAGTCCTTTTGCCCTCACCCCCTCGCTTCGAGAGCCTCAGCGACCGGCTTCGAGAGCCTCAGCGACCGAGCAGAGAGAGGGGAGAAGAGCAGGCACAGGGGCCTGCCCCTGCAAATCCATTCATGCCCCGCATACCCCAGCGCCAGCGCCGGAACAGGCCTTGATGCTGCGGGTTTTCAGATGCATCAGAGATGCTCCGGAAAAGGCGGGGGTCAGGGCGGTTTCAATGAGTCCCTCCACTTCGGCCACATCCACGCCGGACTGGAGCAGCACGGTTTTTGGGCGCTCCCCAATGCCATTCACAAGGAGCATACGGCAGTCGGAAAGAAGGGCGGCCATATCTTCCCACCGGGATTCGCCTCCGCCTTTGGGCGGTGTGGAGCGGGTATCCACCAGTTCAAAGTCTCCGTCCTTTTCCCGGAAGATCAGAAGGGTATCCGCCTCGCCAAGGTGCTGATTCACGAGAATCCCTTCTCTGCTCCCCACGGCGATGAAAGGCCGCTTGGGGCTGAGGATGCGGCAGGAATCTTCATCTGCTGGCCTGTAATTGTCCGGCATTTTGGGCATGGCCTCGCAGGCTTTAAGCTTGGCCATGAGGCTGGGACTTTCCTGTTCCCCAAGGCAGCCCACGGCATCGGCCCGGCAGCGGGTGCAGTGGGTCATCTGGGGGAGATGAATGGCCGATGCTGCCCGGACTCTTTGCACAAGATCTTTTCCCGGCTCCTCCATATGGCCAAAGGCCGAGCCGGGGTTGGGGTAGTAGGGAATGCAGTTGAAAATGTCCGCGCCAAGGGAAGCTGCGGTGCGGGCCACTTCGGGAATGTGGTCTTCGTTTATGCCGGGAATGAGGATGCTGTTCACTTTTACGGCAATGCCATGGGCTTTGAGTTGAATCAGGGCTTCGCTTTGTTTTTCAAGGAGAATCTCGGAGCCTTCCATGGCCTGACGTACCCGTTTACCGTGGCGTACCCAGGCATAGATGCGGCTTGCGATCTCAGGATCTACGGCGTTCATGGTCAGGGTCACATGGCTGACCTTGAGATTTGCCAGCTCTTTGATGTAAGGCCCGATGCCAAGGCCGTTGGTGGCAAGGCAGAGCAGGATGTCCGGATACTGCTGGCGTACAAGGCGCAGGGTTTCCATGGTTTCATCGGCATTGGCAAAGGGATCGCCGGGGCCTGCGATGCCCACCACGGAGATGTTCTTTTTTTCCGCGAACACATGGTCGAGATAGACCAGCGCCTGATAGGGTGAGAGGATGCCGCTTGCCACTCCGGGACGGCTTTCGTTGACGCAGTCGAATTTGCGGTCGCAGAAACGGCACTGGATGTTGCACCGGGGAGCCACGGGCAGATGCACCCGTCCATGGGTTTTACGTGCGGCCTTGTTGAAGCAGGGATGGTTATCAAAGATGGATGACATGGGAGCCTCCTTGAAAATTTTGAGTAAAATATAGGGTCAGGTTTTAGAGATAGGAAAACCCCACCCCCGTT is a genomic window of Desulfobotulus mexicanus containing:
- a CDS encoding homocitrate synthase/isopropylmalate synthase family protein, with translation MEQDRPALFRPLIIDTTLRDGEQTPGLAFSMAEKIHLASMLLDAGVDEIEAGIPVMGDEEARYLRHIAKHLPKERIFGWCRLHEKDLEAAEACGMKRIHMAFPVSTRQLRVLGWDRAILKTRLETLLPLALSRFDGVSLGFQDATRTPVEDMLDLLKMLKGFPIRRIRISDTVGVASPLEISRLIEKLMKKSPFDLEFHGHNDLGMATANALTALESGAKAVSLTVNGLGERAGNARLEELVMALTLKKIPHGVNTKALRPLSRHVAGLTGCPLPPDKPVTGNRVFTHESGIHCHGQLRDPLSFQPMEPEIHGLAPVRFMTGKHGGRASLMGEDEGIRNKSLSWVEG
- a CDS encoding GNAT family N-acetyltransferase, producing the protein MTSKRPAFCIEKALDADIPAMVELLAGLFTLEADFTPDAAKQAAGLSALIREKKALVLTARQENRVIGMVTVQCLISTAEGGEVGLLEDLVVKKGLRGRGIGTALIQEAVRWCRDQGMTRIQLLADRSNTQALVFYHHTGWQATQLVALRHPIPMKQS
- a CDS encoding (2Fe-2S) ferredoxin domain-containing protein; its protein translation is MALPQHTILVCASFRVSGDPQGVCHKKGAASLLPYIEEEILDRGLDAQVVSTGCLKQCEKGPVLVVYPQNVWYGGVESESSVDAILDAMEEGAICQELALGQAP
- the nifB gene encoding nitrogenase cofactor biosynthesis protein NifB, which produces MSSIFDNHPCFNKAARKTHGRVHLPVAPRCNIQCRFCDRKFDCVNESRPGVASGILSPYQALVYLDHVFAEKKNISVVGIAGPGDPFANADETMETLRLVRQQYPDILLCLATNGLGIGPYIKELANLKVSHVTLTMNAVDPEIASRIYAWVRHGKRVRQAMEGSEILLEKQSEALIQLKAHGIAVKVNSILIPGINEDHIPEVARTAASLGADIFNCIPYYPNPGSAFGHMEEPGKDLVQRVRAASAIHLPQMTHCTRCRADAVGCLGEQESPSLMAKLKACEAMPKMPDNYRPADEDSCRILSPKRPFIAVGSREGILVNQHLGEADTLLIFREKDGDFELVDTRSTPPKGGGESRWEDMAALLSDCRMLLVNGIGERPKTVLLQSGVDVAEVEGLIETALTPAFSGASLMHLKTRSIKACSGAGAGVCGA